In Chryseobacterium oranimense, a single window of DNA contains:
- a CDS encoding FUSC family protein: protein MKVQRSVHHRFQYLLEFKKTERKWHFPFLAALCIGSCLFIGYCLGKPNYGSLSSLGALTILYFTSAPITQRMIHLAVCAFGMVFSFTISLFFSFNAHTAGLSLGIVSFLAHFITSYFKIPPPGNFFFIMLAAMASTYQFDLEMIPVRVGLVAMGAILSCTLAFLYSVFIEKGEVLAIPRRRKFNKRRYTKFVESTIIGFFMMLTLIAGHLLKFENTYWISIAAIAIIQGRNFEHVRQRNMHRILGTFIGIGFAWLILLFDPAKIEMIIIITVLQFIIELLIVRNYGFAVIFITPLTILLTETGSLIHHNVENLMHARLLDTIIGSLIGLAAGFFLHHQQIINNLEKNIRYSYFQFKKLKK, encoded by the coding sequence ATGAAAGTACAGCGTTCCGTACATCACAGATTTCAGTATCTGCTGGAGTTTAAAAAAACAGAAAGGAAATGGCATTTTCCGTTTCTTGCGGCACTTTGTATCGGAAGCTGCTTATTTATTGGATATTGCTTAGGAAAGCCCAATTACGGAAGCTTATCGAGTCTGGGAGCTCTCACAATCTTATATTTTACTTCGGCACCTATTACCCAGCGGATGATTCATCTGGCGGTTTGTGCATTCGGGATGGTTTTTTCCTTTACCATAAGCCTGTTTTTCAGCTTTAATGCGCATACAGCAGGACTATCTTTAGGAATTGTCTCTTTTCTGGCGCATTTTATAACATCCTATTTTAAAATTCCCCCACCCGGAAACTTTTTCTTTATCATGCTGGCTGCTATGGCAAGCACCTATCAGTTTGACCTGGAAATGATTCCTGTAAGGGTAGGCCTTGTAGCTATGGGAGCCATTTTATCCTGTACATTAGCTTTTCTGTACTCTGTTTTTATAGAGAAAGGAGAGGTTCTGGCTATTCCCAGGAGGAGAAAGTTTAATAAAAGAAGATATACCAAATTTGTAGAAAGTACGATTATAGGATTTTTCATGATGCTGACACTGATTGCAGGGCATCTGCTGAAATTTGAAAATACCTACTGGATCTCTATTGCTGCAATAGCCATTATTCAGGGGCGTAATTTTGAACATGTCCGTCAGAGGAACATGCACAGGATCCTTGGAACTTTTATTGGAATAGGTTTTGCATGGCTCATTCTGCTTTTTGATCCTGCAAAAATAGAGATGATCATCATTATTACAGTTTTGCAGTTTATTATAGAACTGCTCATTGTAAGGAATTACGGTTTTGCGGTGATTTTTATAACACCATTAACGATTCTTTTGACGGAAACCGGAAGTCTAATTCATCATAATGTAGAAAACCTCATGCATGCGAGGCTTTTAGACACTATTATAGGAAGTCTGATCGGTTTGGCTGCCGGTTTTTTTCTTCACCATCAGCAGATAATTAATAACTTAGAGAAAAATATCCGGTATTCGTATTTTCAGTTTAAAAAATTAAAAAAATAG
- the mazG gene encoding nucleoside triphosphate pyrophosphohydrolase, which produces MNARQEKLEAFGRLLDIMDDLREKCPWDQKQTLQSLRHLTLEETYELSDAILQEDLQEIKKELGDVLLHLVFYAKIGSEKDSFDIADVINSLNEKLIFRHPHIYGDTEVKDEEEVKQNWEKLKLKEGNKSILGGVPKSLPSLVKAYRIQDKVKGIGFEFHDAEDAWKKVDEEIREFHEETDPVKKELELGDVFFSLINYARISGLNPDSALERTNLKFISRFQKMEGLAEESNVKLADLSLEEMDVLWEKAKLMS; this is translated from the coding sequence ATGAATGCCAGACAAGAAAAACTAGAAGCTTTCGGAAGATTATTAGATATTATGGACGATCTCCGTGAAAAATGTCCGTGGGATCAGAAACAGACGCTGCAATCACTTCGTCATCTCACCCTGGAAGAAACCTATGAGCTTTCTGATGCCATTTTGCAGGAAGATTTACAGGAGATAAAAAAGGAGCTTGGTGATGTGCTGCTTCATTTGGTTTTTTATGCTAAAATTGGTTCGGAAAAAGACAGTTTCGATATAGCTGATGTCATCAATTCCTTAAACGAAAAGCTGATCTTCCGTCATCCACACATTTACGGGGATACAGAAGTAAAAGACGAAGAAGAAGTAAAGCAGAACTGGGAAAAGCTGAAACTGAAAGAAGGAAACAAATCTATTTTGGGAGGCGTTCCGAAAAGTCTTCCAAGTTTGGTAAAGGCATACAGGATTCAGGATAAAGTAAAAGGAATTGGTTTTGAGTTTCATGATGCGGAGGATGCCTGGAAGAAAGTAGATGAAGAAATCAGGGAGTTTCATGAAGAAACGGATCCTGTTAAAAAAGAACTGGAGCTTGGGGATGTATTTTTCTCACTCATCAACTATGCAAGAATTTCAGGACTGAATCCGGACTCTGCTCTGGAAAGAACCAACTTAAAATTTATTTCCAGATTCCAGAAAATGGAAGGTCTTGCTGAAGAATCCAATGTAAAGCTGGCTGACCTGTCCCTGGAAGAAATGGATGTATTGTGGGAAAAAGCAAAACTGATGTCATAG